A stretch of DNA from Pontiella agarivorans:
CAGCACGATCTATACTGCAGAACATTAATTTTTAAGATCACAATCGATAACCGGAAACACATGAAAAACAAAGTCACCTTCAAAGATGTTGCCCAACTCGCCGGCGTTTCCACCCAAACCGTATCGCGCGTCACCAACAACAACGGGTATGTTAACGAAAAGACCCGCGCGAAAGTACAGGCCGCCATCGACAAACTCGGCTATGTGCCCAACAAAAGCGCCCAGCTCATGGGGCGAAAAAAAGCCGATGTTTTCGGCGTCATCACCCTCGATATCAGTTTTCAGGGGGCCTCACGTATCGTCGAAGGCATCCGAAACGAAAGTAAAAAAGCCGGATATGCCATTTCACTCGCTGTGCTGGATGATGAACCCGATGCTCTCGAAAATGCTGTCCGGGACATGAAATCGCAACAGGTGAATGCCGTCCTGATCAATGCGCCGGTCTCCCGTGAACAGGCGGAACAGCTCGTTCACAAACATGCCCCGCTTCCGTTTATATTCATTGATGCCCCGCCGGATTCACAGGTTGATCACGTTATGACCGATCACAGCGCAGGCGGACGGATTGCCGCTCAGCTCATGATACAGCAGGGCCGCACACGTTTTGCCTTTCTGAACGGACCGGAGCACTCACCGGCCGCCCGGTTACGGCGGGCAGCCTGGCTTACCGTGATTAACGAATCCGGTGCCACACTGATTGCCGAAGAAACGGGGGACTGGTCGGCCCGCAGCGGTTACCAGGCGGGCTCAGCACTGATCGCCGGCGGACAGGCTTTTGATGCGCTGCTGATTGCCAACGACCAGATGGCGCTCGGTGCGCTGCGCGCCTGCCGCGAACACCGGATTGATGTCCCCCGCCAGACGGCGGTCATCGGTTTTGACGACACGGCAAACAGCGAATTTTTCTGTCCGCCGTTGACTACGATTCGGCAGAATTTTCTGGAAATCGGTCACCAGGCGGTCACTGAAGTACTTGCCTGCATGAAAGATCCCGAAAAGGAAGCCGTCCGAGTGGACGTACCTGTTGAACTGATCGAACGCCAGAGCACAGCCCCCGCTGAAAGCCCGGCAGACAAAGCCGCCCGGTTGGAATCTCTGCTTTCCGAACTGAAACAGGTTTTATAAATCGTCCGGCTCCCAGCCGAAACGGCGGAGATCGATCCGGTCGTTGGAAAAGACAATGCCTTCCGCTTCGAGCCGTTCACGCTGCTCTTCATAGCCGAACCCGGGTTTCAGCGCAATCATACCCCGGCTGTTGACAATCCGCCACCAGGGCAGCTTTTCCTGCTCTGAATATGTGTGCAGCACCCGCACCACCTGCCGCGCCGCCCGCGGGTTTCCGGCCAGTGCCGCAACCCCGCCATAGGAGCAGACGCTGCCGCGCGGAATTTCGCGGATCACCTCAATCACCTCTTCCGTGAACGGCTGCATGCCTATTTCCGCCCGTTTTCACGATGAGCCCGGGCAATTTCAGAAGGCGATGCGTGCAGCGCCTTTACGCGGGGAAGATTCAGTTTAAACCGCAATGCTACAATTCGCGTGATCAGCGTAAAACTGATGGTGATAAAAATCCGCAGCCCTTCCGAACATTGGAACTGGCCGAGCAATACAAACATAAAACCGCCCAGCAGGGCCGCCGAGGCATAAAAACCGGTGGTCAGAATGGCGGGAATCTCGCGGGAAAGCAGATCGCGGATCACGCCGCCGCCACAGGCGGT
This window harbors:
- a CDS encoding MGMT family protein, whose product is MQPFTEEVIEVIREIPRGSVCSYGGVAALAGNPRAARQVVRVLHTYSEQEKLPWWRIVNSRGMIALKPGFGYEEQRERLEAEGIVFSNDRIDLRRFGWEPDDL
- a CDS encoding LacI family DNA-binding transcriptional regulator produces the protein MKNKVTFKDVAQLAGVSTQTVSRVTNNNGYVNEKTRAKVQAAIDKLGYVPNKSAQLMGRKKADVFGVITLDISFQGASRIVEGIRNESKKAGYAISLAVLDDEPDALENAVRDMKSQQVNAVLINAPVSREQAEQLVHKHAPLPFIFIDAPPDSQVDHVMTDHSAGGRIAAQLMIQQGRTRFAFLNGPEHSPAARLRRAAWLTVINESGATLIAEETGDWSARSGYQAGSALIAGGQAFDALLIANDQMALGALRACREHRIDVPRQTAVIGFDDTANSEFFCPPLTTIRQNFLEIGHQAVTEVLACMKDPEKEAVRVDVPVELIERQSTAPAESPADKAARLESLLSELKQVL